In Paenibacillus sp. 1781tsa1, one DNA window encodes the following:
- a CDS encoding response regulator, translating to MIKVLIVDDDKLVRKGISSAMPWNEFSMEVVGEASNGAKALDFLKTQPVDLMLTDLAMPVMSGIELMRAARQLYPELHIVVLTLHQDFDYIQEALRLGAIDYIAKVQLEKEQFEHVLQRIHTRINGLTTTIRKMPSQNEINVHYQHVYALVSQDRKSEHKWPMEITAHEDEVRWEVERNSCMWAVHPSEEDQLFHQLKESLHQVPHGTLLVLSDVQERTWSQIKNWIMNYTDTSLFYAYNPNNQVITVSMNEDNTCLKEPQDEDVDRIKQSWFQTPWTHHDSYYNQLIDQFISLRLHKGQLMGLLYSIVMEWNHLFAQTTLGRISMIHSFESWYEVESWIKQTAATIRKADEQTSYSPEIIDAVKKAVMIVQHDMEQAYTASGLSQQLNISRSYFSQCFKDLMGKTFNEYSRFIRVEKSKEYLLNTNNTIFWIAERVGYTDEKYFSRIFRELTGLLPSEYRQQGRGN from the coding sequence ATGATTAAGGTATTGATTGTAGATGATGATAAGCTGGTACGCAAAGGCATTAGCTCTGCGATGCCATGGAACGAGTTCAGCATGGAGGTTGTAGGAGAGGCCAGCAATGGGGCGAAAGCACTGGATTTCCTGAAAACCCAACCAGTCGATCTGATGCTGACGGATCTTGCGATGCCCGTTATGTCAGGGATCGAACTGATGCGAGCTGCGAGGCAGCTCTATCCGGAACTTCATATCGTTGTGTTAACACTTCATCAGGATTTCGATTATATCCAGGAAGCACTTAGACTCGGAGCCATTGACTATATAGCCAAAGTCCAACTGGAGAAAGAACAATTCGAGCATGTTTTACAACGGATACATACCCGAATCAACGGGTTGACGACCACGATAAGAAAGATGCCTTCGCAGAATGAAATCAATGTCCATTATCAACATGTGTATGCACTTGTTTCACAGGATCGAAAATCAGAGCATAAGTGGCCAATGGAGATAACTGCGCATGAAGATGAGGTAAGGTGGGAGGTTGAGCGTAATAGCTGCATGTGGGCTGTTCACCCATCGGAAGAGGATCAACTATTTCATCAATTGAAGGAATCGCTGCATCAAGTTCCCCATGGTACGTTGTTGGTTTTGTCTGATGTACAAGAGCGCACATGGTCACAGATCAAAAACTGGATTATGAATTATACAGATACGTCATTATTCTATGCGTACAACCCCAATAACCAAGTCATTACCGTTTCGATGAATGAGGACAACACATGTTTAAAAGAACCGCAGGATGAAGATGTGGATCGGATTAAGCAAAGTTGGTTCCAGACACCATGGACCCACCACGACAGTTACTACAATCAACTCATTGACCAGTTTATATCGTTACGACTACATAAAGGTCAGTTGATGGGATTGCTGTACTCAATCGTGATGGAATGGAACCATCTTTTTGCCCAAACCACGCTTGGAAGAATCTCCATGATTCATTCTTTCGAGTCCTGGTACGAGGTTGAATCATGGATCAAGCAGACAGCTGCAACCATTCGAAAGGCAGATGAACAGACGTCATATTCGCCGGAAATCATCGATGCCGTGAAAAAAGCAGTGATGATCGTGCAGCATGATATGGAACAAGCCTATACAGCTTCAGGTCTCTCCCAACAACTCAATATCAGCCGAAGTTATTTCAGTCAATGTTTCAAAGATCTGATGGGCAAAACCTTTAATGAGTACTCCCGCTTCATCCGGGTAGAGAAATCCAAAGAGTACTTGCTCAATACGAATAATACGATTTTCTGGATTGCGGAGCGAGTGGGGTATACGGATGAAAAGTATTTCAGCCGGATTTTTCGCGAATTGACAGGTCTTCTTCCAAGCGAGTATCGGCAGCAAGGCAGAGGGAATTAA
- a CDS encoding extracellular solute-binding protein → MNTKWSMKSKRLTKRLAVLSMSALMVAALAACGDSSTPPTAEEAGKYEVTPGDPFSAYKDEITVTMGRVTTANPKLPSGDTYENNAYTRLVKDTFNAQISDQFEANGEDYSRQVSLAIASGELPDMMRVDSKDELKELVDNDLIEDLTAIYDQYATDNIKQIYDSYDGRALENATIDGRLMGLPATSLDSAPTMVWVRQDWLDLLGIQLDADGDGAISLDEVEKTAQEFLERDPGQSGNPVGIPFVNTMNTTDYNGSAYTMLGVASTEGAFPQYWMNGDDGKIVYGSTTEETKQMLGIMAEWFKNGIIDPQFGTRTFDDITALYANGQSGIAFGPWHIPDWGLISAKQMDKNAKFSAYTLEDADGKVNVAHANPSNQFIVVRKGYEHPELAVKILNLFYDKLANDKDAATTMPEAAKYQETGVDGSTRPFNIEVNSATSLLDDYSDVVRGIKGEIGLDEVRTTESKNNIGSIKTYLNDMDTDDVTAWSKYHSRINGVGLIDKLTEEKKFEWMTPAFSGTTPSMKQTWANLTKLEQESFIKIITGSEPLDYFDTFVNNWKKQGGDQVIQEIEDEIASKQ, encoded by the coding sequence ATGAATACAAAATGGTCCATGAAAAGCAAACGGTTGACGAAACGTCTGGCCGTGCTGTCCATGTCTGCCTTAATGGTTGCTGCCCTAGCGGCATGTGGAGATTCTTCCACTCCGCCTACTGCAGAAGAAGCAGGCAAATATGAGGTAACGCCGGGAGATCCGTTCAGTGCCTATAAAGACGAAATTACCGTTACCATGGGAAGGGTAACCACAGCCAATCCGAAACTGCCGAGTGGAGATACCTATGAGAATAACGCGTATACTCGGCTGGTCAAAGACACGTTTAACGCACAAATTTCAGATCAATTTGAAGCTAATGGCGAAGATTATAGCCGTCAGGTTTCGCTCGCCATCGCGTCCGGGGAATTGCCAGACATGATGCGTGTTGATTCCAAAGATGAATTGAAAGAGCTGGTGGATAACGATCTGATTGAGGATCTGACAGCCATATATGATCAATATGCTACGGACAATATCAAGCAGATATACGATTCCTATGATGGTCGAGCATTAGAAAATGCGACGATTGATGGACGACTGATGGGACTTCCGGCGACTTCTCTGGATTCCGCACCCACGATGGTTTGGGTTCGTCAGGACTGGTTGGATCTGTTGGGGATTCAACTTGATGCAGACGGAGACGGTGCCATCTCGCTCGATGAAGTAGAGAAAACGGCACAGGAATTCCTGGAAAGAGACCCTGGCCAATCCGGGAACCCGGTAGGTATTCCATTTGTGAACACGATGAATACAACCGATTATAATGGTTCTGCTTATACGATGCTGGGTGTGGCCTCAACCGAGGGAGCCTTCCCGCAATACTGGATGAATGGTGACGACGGCAAAATCGTGTATGGTTCTACGACAGAAGAAACGAAGCAGATGCTGGGGATTATGGCGGAATGGTTCAAGAATGGCATCATTGACCCGCAGTTTGGGACCCGCACGTTTGACGATATTACCGCACTCTACGCCAATGGCCAAAGCGGTATTGCTTTTGGACCGTGGCATATCCCTGACTGGGGACTGATCAGTGCGAAACAGATGGATAAAAATGCGAAATTCTCGGCTTATACGCTGGAAGATGCAGACGGCAAAGTAAACGTGGCGCATGCCAATCCTTCCAATCAGTTTATCGTGGTGAGAAAGGGATATGAACACCCTGAACTGGCCGTTAAGATTCTTAACCTGTTCTACGATAAACTGGCCAATGATAAAGATGCCGCTACAACCATGCCGGAAGCGGCCAAGTACCAGGAGACCGGGGTAGACGGATCGACGAGACCTTTTAATATCGAAGTCAACTCCGCTACATCGCTGCTGGATGATTACTCTGACGTTGTTCGCGGCATCAAAGGTGAGATTGGTCTGGATGAGGTTCGCACAACAGAATCGAAAAACAATATCGGCAGCATCAAAACCTATTTGAACGACATGGATACGGATGACGTGACTGCTTGGTCAAAATACCATTCACGGATCAACGGTGTTGGACTAATCGACAAACTGACAGAGGAAAAGAAATTCGAATGGATGACACCTGCTTTCTCTGGAACTACACCAAGCATGAAACAGACGTGGGCCAATCTGACGAAGTTGGAGCAGGAGTCGTTTATCAAAATTATAACGGGTTCAGAACCATTGGATTACTTCGATACATTCGTGAATAACTGGAAAAAACAAGGTGGTGATCAAGTCATTCAGGAAATTGAAGATGAGATCGCATCCAAACAATAA
- a CDS encoding GNAT family N-acetyltransferase: MHNVEHEVANKRFLIQDNGDIAAVMTYVISSPELYIIDHTLVENAYRGQGLGDELIKAMVEYARENGIKILPLCPFAKGRFERISEYADVLHQ, from the coding sequence ATGCATAATGTAGAACATGAAGTTGCCAATAAAAGATTTCTGATTCAAGATAACGGCGATATTGCTGCGGTGATGACGTATGTAATCTCAAGTCCAGAACTATACATTATTGATCACACATTGGTCGAAAATGCATATAGAGGACAAGGGCTTGGGGATGAACTTATCAAAGCTATGGTGGAATACGCGCGGGAAAACGGTATTAAGATTTTACCTTTATGCCCTTTTGCCAAGGGTCGTTTCGAACGTATCTCCGAATACGCGGATGTTCTCCATCAATAA
- a CDS encoding sugar ABC transporter permease — MKQGKLKARGRLGPGAMYHMMMLPGILFLLVFSYIPMVGVITAFQDYVPAKGMFGSEFVGLKHFMYMFKLPDIAQVVSNTLVIAIGKILLGTMMAIIFSVLLNEIRIKYVKKSVQTIVYLPHFLSWVVLASVVVNMFSLDGIVNQMLAFFGLENINFLGSNTWFQPLIIGTDVWKEFGYSSIVYLAAITSIDPGLYEAAGMDGASWWRKVWHITLPGMLPIILLMGVMSLTNILSAGFDQVYNLYNPVVYESGDILDTYVYRIGLVGRQYSFGTAVGLFKSVIGIVLLMSANQLAKKYTDRKIF, encoded by the coding sequence ATGAAACAGGGGAAATTGAAAGCGAGAGGGCGGCTCGGTCCAGGTGCCATGTACCATATGATGATGCTGCCGGGCATTTTGTTTTTGCTGGTATTCAGCTATATCCCAATGGTAGGCGTCATCACAGCCTTTCAAGATTATGTACCGGCGAAAGGGATGTTTGGCTCTGAATTTGTAGGGCTGAAGCATTTTATGTATATGTTCAAGCTGCCGGATATCGCGCAGGTCGTCAGCAATACGTTGGTGATTGCGATTGGCAAGATTTTGCTTGGAACGATGATGGCCATCATTTTTTCCGTTTTGTTAAATGAAATTCGTATCAAATACGTAAAAAAGTCCGTGCAGACGATTGTTTATCTGCCGCACTTTCTATCCTGGGTTGTACTGGCATCCGTCGTTGTCAACATGTTCAGTTTGGATGGAATCGTCAATCAAATGTTGGCGTTCTTTGGCCTGGAAAATATTAATTTCCTTGGTAGCAACACCTGGTTCCAGCCACTGATTATCGGTACAGACGTATGGAAAGAGTTTGGTTACAGTTCCATCGTCTATTTGGCAGCGATTACGTCGATTGATCCCGGTCTATATGAAGCGGCAGGCATGGATGGAGCCAGTTGGTGGAGAAAAGTATGGCATATTACCTTACCAGGCATGCTGCCTATTATTCTGCTCATGGGCGTAATGAGCCTGACCAACATTTTGAGCGCAGGTTTCGATCAAGTTTATAATCTGTATAACCCAGTTGTCTATGAGTCGGGGGATATTCTGGACACCTACGTTTACCGGATTGGTCTCGTTGGGCGACAGTATAGCTTCGGTACGGCTGTTGGCTTGTTTAAGTCCGTGATCGGTATTGTTTTGCTGATGTCTGCCAACCAGTTGGCCAAAAAATACACAGATCGAAAAATATTCTAA
- a CDS encoding alpha-glucosidase translates to MENKKWWKETVVYQIYPRSFQDHNGDGIGDLKGIVSRLDYLQELGIGAIWLSPVCKSPQDDYGYDISDYQDIDPMFGSLEDMETLILEAKKRDIRIIMDLVLNHTSDEHPWFQEAKKGKDNPYHDYYVWRDGVEGTPPNDLGSTFGGSAWEWVPEIGQYYLHLFSVKQPDLNWENPKVRQEIYNMINWWIDKGVGGFRLDVIDLIGKEPDAKITGNGPNLHKYIRELSKETFQNAEDLLTVGETWGATPEIAKLYSNPDGSEFSMVFQFEHISLDEQEGKGKWDLKPLDVLELKKVMSKWQTELEGEAWNSLFWNNHDLPRIVSRWGNDGEFRIESAKMLATLLHGMQGTPYIYQGEELGMTNVKYAIEDYRDIELLNFYKERMGRGYPESSVMESIYAKGRDNARTPMQWDTSDNSGFTRGEPWIKVNSNYKHIHAEESLNNPESIFHYYRKLIQLRKDHEVIVYGDYELIFPENPEVFAYTRTLNGTTILVVCNFQGYTTELSLQEHLTKSNQLLISNYTGELSESILRPYEARMYLIHS, encoded by the coding sequence ATGGAAAATAAAAAATGGTGGAAAGAAACCGTTGTGTATCAAATATATCCACGGAGCTTTCAAGATCATAACGGAGATGGCATCGGCGACTTGAAGGGCATTGTATCCCGATTGGATTATTTGCAAGAACTCGGCATTGGTGCGATCTGGTTATCACCTGTTTGCAAGTCTCCTCAGGACGATTACGGTTATGATATTTCAGATTATCAGGATATCGATCCGATGTTTGGGTCTTTGGAAGATATGGAAACGTTAATTCTTGAAGCCAAAAAACGAGATATTCGGATCATCATGGATCTGGTGTTGAACCATACATCGGATGAACACCCATGGTTTCAAGAAGCCAAAAAAGGCAAAGACAATCCGTACCATGACTACTACGTCTGGAGAGATGGTGTTGAAGGAACACCTCCGAACGACTTGGGGTCCACCTTCGGTGGTTCAGCTTGGGAATGGGTGCCTGAAATCGGGCAATATTATTTACATCTATTTTCCGTCAAACAGCCAGATCTCAACTGGGAAAACCCGAAAGTCCGGCAGGAGATATACAACATGATCAATTGGTGGATCGACAAGGGTGTTGGTGGTTTCCGACTTGACGTTATCGACTTAATTGGCAAAGAACCGGATGCAAAGATTACGGGTAACGGACCAAATCTGCATAAATATATCAGGGAACTAAGCAAGGAGACGTTCCAAAACGCGGAAGACCTGCTGACCGTAGGAGAGACGTGGGGCGCCACTCCGGAGATCGCCAAACTGTACAGCAACCCGGACGGCAGCGAGTTTTCTATGGTATTCCAATTTGAACACATCAGCCTGGATGAACAAGAAGGCAAAGGAAAGTGGGATCTTAAACCTTTGGATGTGTTGGAATTGAAAAAAGTGATGTCCAAATGGCAGACGGAGCTGGAAGGCGAAGCCTGGAACAGTTTGTTCTGGAACAACCACGATCTGCCCCGAATTGTCTCGCGTTGGGGGAACGATGGAGAATTCAGGATCGAATCGGCTAAAATGTTGGCTACCCTTCTTCATGGCATGCAAGGCACGCCTTATATTTATCAGGGTGAAGAATTGGGTATGACGAATGTAAAATATGCGATTGAGGATTATCGAGATATTGAATTGCTCAATTTCTATAAGGAAAGAATGGGGAGAGGTTATCCTGAAAGCAGCGTGATGGAGTCGATCTACGCCAAGGGCCGCGATAACGCACGAACACCTATGCAATGGGATACTTCTGATAACTCAGGTTTTACACGAGGGGAACCTTGGATTAAGGTGAATTCGAATTATAAGCATATCCATGCCGAGGAAAGTTTGAATAATCCCGAATCCATATTCCATTATTACCGGAAGTTGATTCAACTTAGAAAAGACCATGAAGTCATTGTATATGGTGATTATGAGCTGATCTTTCCAGAAAACCCAGAAGTGTTTGCCTATACCCGCACGTTGAATGGTACTACGATTTTGGTGGTGTGCAATTTCCAGGGGTATACAACCGAACTTTCGCTTCAGGAGCATTTAACAAAGTCCAATCAACTTTTGATATCCAATTATACAGGTGAACTCTCAGAGAGCATATTACGCCCATATGAAGCAAGAATGTACCTTATTCATAGTTAA
- a CDS encoding alpha-glucosidase, which yields MKRVWWKEAVAYQIYPRSFMDSNGDGVGDIQGIISKLDYIQDLGIDLIWICPMYKSPNDDNGYDISDYCSIMDEFGTMADFDQLLHEVHHRGMKLIMDLVINHTSDEHPWFIESRASLDNPKRDWYIWRDGKNGEEPNNWESIFGGSAWEYDEASGQYYLHLFSKKQPDLNWANKDVRKSIYEMMNWWLDKGIDGFRVDAISHIHKEEGLLDMPVKEGFKYISSFEKHMNVKGIQSYLQEMKENTLSRYDVVTVGEANGVKVEDQEDLLDWICEVRGKFNMVFQFEHLDLWKNSTDRELDILKLKNVLTKWQKSLENVGWNALFIENHDQPRKVSSWGNDSAYWYESATALGAMYFFMQGTPFIYQGQEIGMTNVAFPSIEDYNDIADRNLYQIKREEGMSHEEIMNIIWASSRDNSRTPMQWSSSKQAGFTTGKPWLKVNDNYVNINVEKQLQEPRSILHFYKQMIQLRKKHDTLTYGIYELLMPDHPSVYAYTRTLADQQVLVVSNLTEHIVELEEDELGLNFSEIWLTNYENGMLPLVLRPFETIVGLSDNV from the coding sequence ATGAAAAGAGTATGGTGGAAAGAAGCAGTAGCCTATCAAATCTATCCAAGAAGTTTTATGGATTCCAACGGAGATGGTGTTGGTGACATTCAGGGGATCATATCCAAACTGGATTATATCCAGGATCTCGGTATTGATTTGATATGGATCTGTCCGATGTATAAGTCACCCAATGATGATAATGGTTATGATATCAGTGATTACTGTTCCATTATGGATGAATTCGGCACGATGGCAGACTTTGACCAATTACTGCATGAAGTGCATCATCGCGGCATGAAACTTATTATGGACTTAGTGATTAATCATACAAGTGACGAACACCCGTGGTTTATTGAATCCAGAGCTTCGCTGGATAACCCCAAACGAGACTGGTATATCTGGAGAGATGGGAAGAACGGAGAGGAACCGAACAACTGGGAGAGCATCTTTGGCGGTTCTGCCTGGGAATATGATGAAGCATCCGGGCAGTACTATCTTCATCTGTTCTCCAAAAAACAACCGGATTTGAATTGGGCAAACAAAGATGTTCGTAAATCAATATATGAAATGATGAATTGGTGGCTGGATAAAGGGATTGATGGGTTCCGTGTTGATGCCATTAGCCATATTCATAAGGAAGAGGGCCTCTTGGACATGCCTGTTAAAGAAGGCTTCAAATACATCTCTTCTTTTGAAAAACATATGAATGTCAAAGGAATCCAGAGTTATCTGCAAGAAATGAAAGAGAATACATTGTCCAGATATGACGTGGTGACTGTTGGGGAAGCGAACGGAGTAAAGGTAGAGGACCAGGAAGATCTGCTGGATTGGATCTGTGAAGTCAGAGGGAAATTTAATATGGTTTTCCAATTCGAACATCTTGACCTCTGGAAAAACAGCACGGACAGAGAACTGGATATCCTCAAATTGAAAAACGTCTTGACCAAGTGGCAGAAATCCCTGGAAAACGTCGGTTGGAATGCTTTGTTTATTGAAAATCATGATCAGCCCCGCAAAGTTTCATCTTGGGGAAATGACAGTGCATATTGGTATGAAAGTGCCACTGCGCTTGGCGCCATGTACTTTTTCATGCAAGGTACGCCTTTCATATATCAAGGACAAGAAATAGGCATGACCAACGTGGCTTTCCCTTCGATAGAAGATTATAACGACATAGCCGATCGGAATCTATATCAGATCAAACGTGAAGAGGGGATGTCGCATGAGGAGATCATGAACATCATCTGGGCTTCAAGTCGCGATAATTCCAGAACGCCGATGCAGTGGTCTTCGTCCAAACAGGCCGGGTTTACCACAGGTAAGCCATGGTTAAAAGTGAATGACAACTACGTCAATATTAATGTAGAGAAACAACTTCAGGAACCACGTTCCATCCTTCACTTTTATAAACAAATGATTCAGCTGCGAAAAAAACACGATACGTTGACTTATGGTATCTATGAGCTTCTTATGCCGGATCATCCAAGTGTATATGCATATACACGTACACTGGCAGACCAACAGGTGCTGGTCGTCAGCAATCTTACCGAACACATCGTGGAGCTTGAGGAAGATGAGCTTGGCCTCAACTTCTCGGAGATCTGGCTTACCAACTATGAGAATGGCATGCTGCCACTGGTGTTGCGACCGTTCGAAACAATCGTTGGTTTAAGCGATAACGTATAA
- a CDS encoding carbohydrate ABC transporter permease — translation MSYSANFKERIGRFVIYAIVIMLALVCLLPLWNIVAISFSSSEAVSANAVGLFPVNFTTAAYTKIIDDAQFWRSFGISVLRVALALVLNMILIILMAYPLSKSKREFKGRNIYMNIMIFAMLFSGGMIPTYLLIKNLDMLNTIWALVLPGAVPIFSVILVMNFFSAVPKALEEAAFIDGANPLQVLFKVYVPVSIPALATVALFSIVGTWNDFFSGLIYMTKVSNYPLMTYIQSLNVNIADLLQAGTNSSELSNLTEISNKNLNAAKIVVAVIPLLLIYPLLQKYFVTGIVVGSVKE, via the coding sequence GTGTCCTATTCTGCAAACTTTAAAGAACGAATTGGCCGGTTTGTCATCTATGCCATTGTGATTATGCTGGCATTGGTCTGCCTTCTTCCGTTATGGAATATCGTTGCCATATCATTCAGCAGCAGCGAGGCGGTATCTGCCAATGCAGTAGGTCTCTTTCCCGTCAATTTTACAACAGCAGCGTATACCAAAATTATCGATGATGCTCAGTTTTGGCGTTCCTTTGGCATATCTGTTCTACGTGTCGCACTTGCCCTTGTGCTTAATATGATTCTGATTATTTTGATGGCTTATCCGCTATCCAAATCGAAGCGGGAATTCAAAGGCAGAAACATTTATATGAATATCATGATTTTTGCCATGTTGTTCAGTGGAGGTATGATTCCGACTTACCTGCTGATCAAAAATCTGGATATGCTGAATACGATATGGGCACTTGTCCTGCCAGGCGCTGTGCCGATTTTCAGTGTCATCCTCGTGATGAACTTCTTCTCTGCTGTACCTAAAGCGCTTGAAGAAGCAGCATTCATTGATGGGGCCAATCCGCTTCAAGTCTTGTTCAAAGTGTATGTTCCCGTGTCCATTCCAGCGCTGGCGACAGTTGCCTTGTTCAGTATTGTGGGGACGTGGAATGACTTCTTCAGCGGTCTGATCTATATGACCAAAGTCAGCAATTATCCGCTAATGACCTATATTCAGTCCCTTAACGTAAACATTGCCGATTTGCTTCAAGCCGGCACGAACTCCAGCGAACTCAGCAATTTGACCGAAATTTCGAACAAAAACCTGAACGCAGCCAAAATCGTGGTCGCTGTTATCCCGCTGTTGCTGATTTATCCGTTACTGCAAAAATACTTTGTGACTGGCATTGTCGTAGGATCGGTCAAAGAATAA
- a CDS encoding methyl-accepting chemotaxis protein: MRQTRKIKMDLRFKLYLIILVPLLAMGGLIMWTTIDSSENASLMTMQHNNQQLAVNTASQLGQESELIKTLASTASEESSEYKSLRDELVKVRLQSGALYVYMYNKTSDGWIYTVDGANWDDSEYSPYGTAMEFNPQIQERLLRGEVITTGIVDDPTWGQLLSSFTPIKDSQGAIIGYLGIDISAEAVNQVSAISVNNAYRTIIPIFVVVLILSLVMMLLVVRGILRQVRDIKSSLEQVADGNLKVVSTHMTNDQLGDISDLINVMVAQLTNILMGIQQGSNMLQQSSANIAETAQTNQRQTEELSRAIEEIAIGSMKQAEETEHSVQHSENLGKIMDEVGSYVQQFTHTSEQLSAVQVQVTREHEVLLEKGRENAKRVEHQQEISRSLTTQSELASSISGQIHNILKQTQILSLNASIEAARAGEAGKGFAVVAGEMGQLAQQSERSIQEIDVILGSFVQEIHRMGNHFEANMVAVKEQEEQIADCLQAFRQVSKLSTEVHELAQRLENRTMDMHSIRQEVEQHLSYIASATEETSAMAEEVTASAVEQQRSASELSNISGQLAGLAGNLKSYSDQFQIEVTKSVPPSH; this comes from the coding sequence GTGAGACAGACTCGCAAAATAAAGATGGATTTAAGGTTCAAACTGTATTTGATCATTCTGGTTCCGCTACTGGCCATGGGCGGTCTAATCATGTGGACCACCATCGACTCCAGTGAAAATGCATCATTAATGACCATGCAGCATAACAATCAGCAGCTTGCTGTGAATACCGCCTCTCAACTAGGTCAGGAATCGGAATTAATTAAGACACTAGCCTCTACTGCCTCAGAAGAGAGCAGTGAATACAAAAGTCTTAGAGACGAACTCGTTAAAGTTAGGCTTCAATCGGGAGCCTTATATGTTTATATGTATAACAAAACTTCGGACGGGTGGATCTACACTGTGGATGGAGCGAATTGGGATGATTCTGAATATAGCCCGTACGGCACTGCAATGGAATTCAACCCCCAGATTCAGGAACGCTTATTACGTGGAGAAGTCATCACAACAGGTATTGTAGACGATCCAACCTGGGGACAGCTGTTGTCCTCCTTTACACCAATCAAGGATTCGCAAGGTGCGATTATTGGCTATCTGGGCATTGATATATCTGCTGAAGCGGTGAATCAAGTCTCCGCGATATCCGTGAATAATGCCTATCGGACCATTATACCGATTTTCGTGGTTGTACTGATTCTATCGCTGGTCATGATGCTATTGGTGGTAAGAGGCATCCTCAGACAAGTACGCGATATTAAGTCAAGCCTGGAACAGGTCGCGGATGGGAATCTCAAAGTTGTATCCACACATATGACCAACGATCAGCTCGGTGACATCAGTGATCTGATTAACGTCATGGTTGCGCAATTGACGAACATACTGATGGGAATACAACAAGGTTCGAATATGCTCCAGCAGTCCTCGGCCAATATTGCGGAAACGGCTCAGACGAACCAGCGTCAGACTGAAGAACTCTCCAGAGCAATCGAGGAAATTGCTATAGGCTCCATGAAACAGGCAGAAGAAACCGAACATTCCGTACAGCATTCGGAGAATCTCGGCAAAATTATGGATGAAGTAGGTTCTTATGTGCAACAGTTTACCCATACTTCAGAGCAGCTGTCTGCCGTACAAGTACAAGTTACACGTGAACATGAGGTTCTGCTTGAGAAAGGCCGGGAGAATGCCAAGCGGGTTGAGCATCAGCAGGAAATTTCCAGGTCTCTAACCACTCAATCGGAACTCGCATCCTCCATTAGTGGACAAATCCACAATATCCTGAAACAAACCCAGATTCTCTCGCTGAATGCTTCAATCGAAGCAGCCCGTGCTGGCGAGGCGGGTAAAGGATTTGCGGTCGTTGCTGGTGAAATGGGACAGCTCGCTCAGCAGTCCGAACGTTCGATCCAGGAGATTGATGTGATCCTGGGTTCATTTGTTCAAGAAATTCACCGGATGGGCAATCATTTTGAAGCGAACATGGTGGCGGTTAAGGAACAGGAAGAACAGATCGCGGATTGCCTTCAGGCGTTCAGACAGGTTAGCAAGTTATCGACTGAAGTGCATGAGCTTGCTCAGCGTTTAGAAAACCGGACGATGGATATGCACTCCATTAGACAAGAGGTGGAACAGCACCTGAGCTATATCGCTTCTGCAACCGAGGAAACTTCAGCCATGGCTGAAGAAGTCACGGCCAGTGCTGTAGAGCAGCAGCGATCAGCGAGTGAACTGTCGAACATCTCCGGGCAGCTCGCCGGCCTTGCTGGCAACCTCAAATCCTATTCTGATCAATTTCAGATCGAAGTGACTAAATCAGTTCCCCCATCACATTAA
- a CDS encoding (4Fe-4S)-binding protein translates to MSKQKVYYGKDIEVMFNSDVCIHSGICVKGLPAVFDLSKRPWVDPDGETSEAIARHIDTCPSGALTYKLVNDEYSTKKEDEHA, encoded by the coding sequence ATGAGTAAACAAAAGGTATACTACGGTAAAGATATCGAGGTCATGTTTAATTCGGATGTCTGCATTCATTCCGGGATTTGCGTAAAGGGCCTCCCTGCTGTTTTTGATTTAAGCAAGCGTCCTTGGGTTGACCCTGATGGTGAGACTTCGGAGGCCATTGCCCGGCATATCGACACATGTCCAAGCGGAGCGTTGACGTACAAGCTTGTGAATGATGAATACTCAACAAAGAAAGAGGATGAACATGCATAA